In Flammeovirgaceae bacterium 311, one DNA window encodes the following:
- a CDS encoding putative SAM-dependent methyltransferase (COG1092 Predicted SAM-dependent methyltransferases), with translation MPDNYTLKLLSPTDWEDYELLDCGDFEKLERFGRFVLARPEPQAVWPKNLPEQEWEKQAHARYVREKGRQEQPVLNADKGNWQLNSKMPDEWLMRYHRGDMKLQFRLALTAFGHIGVFPEQAVNWNWIYDTIHELPLKRPRVLNLFAYTGGASLAAAAAGADVTHLDSVRQTITWTNENREASKLPEIRWVVEDALKFVRREAKRGNRYHGIIMDPPSYGRGPKGEKWVLEQNLNELVALGAELLEPRNSFFILNLYSMGLSALVMANLVRRHMDIHSPELGELYLQAKSGPQLPLGTYLRLKR, from the coding sequence ATGCCTGATAATTATACATTAAAACTGTTAAGCCCCACTGACTGGGAAGACTACGAACTGCTGGACTGCGGCGATTTCGAGAAGCTCGAACGCTTTGGCCGTTTTGTGCTGGCCCGCCCCGAGCCACAGGCCGTATGGCCAAAGAACCTCCCGGAGCAGGAGTGGGAAAAACAGGCGCATGCACGTTATGTACGGGAAAAAGGGCGGCAGGAGCAGCCTGTATTAAATGCAGACAAAGGCAACTGGCAGCTGAACAGCAAAATGCCTGATGAATGGCTCATGCGCTACCATCGTGGCGATATGAAACTGCAGTTCAGGCTGGCGCTTACCGCCTTTGGCCACATAGGTGTTTTCCCCGAGCAGGCCGTTAACTGGAACTGGATTTACGACACCATACACGAGCTGCCCCTGAAACGCCCACGGGTGCTTAACCTCTTTGCCTATACCGGCGGCGCCTCCCTCGCGGCAGCGGCGGCAGGTGCCGATGTGACCCACCTGGACAGTGTGCGCCAAACCATTACCTGGACCAACGAAAACCGCGAGGCCAGCAAGCTTCCCGAAATACGCTGGGTAGTAGAAGATGCACTGAAGTTTGTAAGGCGCGAAGCAAAGCGCGGCAACCGCTACCATGGCATTATTATGGACCCTCCCTCCTATGGCCGCGGACCAAAAGGAGAAAAGTGGGTGCTGGAGCAAAACCTGAATGAACTGGTAGCCCTGGGGGCAGAGCTGCTGGAGCCCCGCAACAGCTTCTTTATCCTGAACCTGTATTCCATGGGTTTATCGGCACTGGTGATGGCTAACCTGGTACGCCGGCACATGGACATCCACAGTCCGGAGCTGGGAGAATTGTACCTGCAGGCAAAATCAGGCCCCCAATTGCCGCTGGGCACTTATCTTAGACTGAAACGCTAA
- a CDS encoding ribosomal large subunit pseudouridine synthase D (COG0564 Pseudouridylate synthases, 23S RNA-specific) — MQFTAPRTAPLMELLQEQLPDSPKQRIKNMLKHATLLVDGKPLANPSLEVAAGSKVEIRKGSAPQKQQRTPFPVHYEDDQLLIVEKPAGLLTVNQSKTPETSLYKEIFDWLRTRSGGRQRPYIVHRLDREVSGLLIFAKSEEVQEQLKENWQEVEKRYYALVHGAPDRKEGTIHTWLQEDERQRVHVVQDETPEAKEAITHFREVEHFRNYSLLEIELETGRKNQIRVHLAHIGCPIAGDWRYGAPKIEKRPIHLLAYQLRLPHPVSGKVIEAEIKLPKDFLKLAEEKQR, encoded by the coding sequence ATGCAATTTACCGCACCCCGTACTGCCCCACTGATGGAACTGCTGCAGGAGCAGCTACCCGACTCTCCCAAGCAGCGCATTAAAAATATGCTGAAGCATGCCACTTTGCTGGTAGATGGTAAACCCCTGGCCAACCCCAGCCTGGAGGTTGCCGCAGGCAGTAAGGTAGAGATCCGAAAGGGCAGCGCCCCACAGAAGCAGCAGCGTACACCATTTCCCGTACACTACGAAGATGACCAGCTGCTGATAGTAGAAAAACCTGCGGGCCTGCTTACGGTTAATCAGAGTAAAACACCCGAAACCAGCCTTTACAAGGAAATCTTTGACTGGCTTAGAACCAGATCTGGTGGTAGGCAACGCCCCTATATTGTGCACAGGCTGGATCGTGAAGTGAGTGGACTGCTGATTTTTGCCAAGAGTGAAGAAGTGCAGGAGCAATTAAAGGAAAACTGGCAGGAGGTAGAAAAGCGGTATTATGCCCTCGTACATGGCGCTCCGGATAGGAAAGAGGGGACTATTCATACCTGGCTGCAGGAAGACGAGCGGCAGCGCGTGCATGTGGTACAGGATGAAACGCCCGAAGCCAAAGAAGCCATTACCCATTTCAGGGAGGTGGAGCATTTCCGCAATTATAGCCTGCTGGAGATTGAGCTGGAAACTGGCCGTAAAAACCAGATCAGGGTACACCTGGCCCATATAGGCTGCCCCATTGCCGGCGACTGGCGCTATGGTGCACCAAAGATAGAGAAGAGGCCCATACACCTGCTGGCCTATCAGCTGCGCCTGCCACACCCTGTTTCAGGCAAAGTAATAGAAGCAGAAATTAAATTACCGAAGGATTTCCTGAAACTGGCCGAGGAAAAGCAACGATGA